A genomic stretch from Solanum stenotomum isolate F172 chromosome 8, ASM1918654v1, whole genome shotgun sequence includes:
- the LOC125874628 gene encoding probable calcium-binding protein CML45, which produces MEKIFSFSTQANKIGDALNHFNSTILSYVIFCLVITSQEFSSLFRAILFVFNTPFNKPDNAETSSKANVNTEGLLEEDVELVLDTLMNFCNQNGDKNIDEVELVVFDSFYETEPSLEEVKEAFDVFDENGDGYIDANELEKVISKMGFLELSVLDCQRMIAPFDENRDGRIEFGEFVMLMELIFQ; this is translated from the coding sequence ATGGAGaagattttttcattttcaactcaGGCCAACAAGATAGGCGATGCACTCAATCATTTTAATTCAACCATATTAAGTTATGTGATTTTTTGCCTAGTAATCACATCTCAGGAATTTTCTTCGTTATTTCGAGCCATTCTTTTCGTTTTTAATACTCCATTTAATAAGCCTGATAATGCTGAAACTTCATCAAAGGCAAATGTCAATACTGAAGGGCTATTAGAGGAGGATGTTGAGTTAGTATTGGACACACTAATGAATTTTTGCAACCAAAATGGGGATAAAAATATTGATGAGGTAGAATTGGTTGTTTTCGATTCGTTTTATGAAACAGAACCTAGTTTGGAGGAAGTTAAAGAAGCATTTGACGTGTTTGATGAAAATGGAGATGGATACATTGATGCAAATGAATTAGAGAAAGTCATTTCGAAGATGGGATTCTTGGAATTATCGGTGTTGGATTGCCAGAGGATGATTGCGCCCTTTGATGAAAACAGAGATGGAAGAATTGAATTTGGTGAATTTGTGATGCTCATGGAGCTTATCTTTCAATAA
- the LOC125873252 gene encoding mitogen-activated protein kinase kinase kinase 20-like — protein sequence MASIRWSRGRTIGKGAEGIVTLATTHNNFSIAVKSSLFSCSKSLQREREFLNEFQDCSQIIRCFGADVTEEDGDILYNILLEYAIGGSLAHRIGKKSGLPDFEVKKYSKSILLGLRVVHGRGFVHGDIKPHNILLVGTEKRAKIADFGFASKVGNEDKKRKLRGTPMYMAPESVLDDEYGTPADIWAFGCTVFEMITGKKVWDCTDPLHLLCKIGMQSPELHDDKMSKQAEDFLNKCVDRDPHSRWTADLLLNHPFLSSDNNNVHQRKRKELNLVDLCNSTELKPMKLLNNKRRRKLVERC from the coding sequence ATGGCTTCCATTAGATGGAGCAGAGGAAGAACTATAGGAAAAGGCGCTGAAGGTATTGTCACTTTAGCAACTACACACAACAATTTCTCCATCGCTGTCAAATCTTCTCTGTTTTCCTGTTCCAAATCGTTACAGAGGGAGAGAGAATTTCTCAACGAATTTCAAGATTGTTCCCAAATTATTCGCTGTTTTGGAGCGGATGTCACTGAAGAAGATGGCGATATTCTCTATAATATATTACTGGAATATGCTATTGGTGGAAGTTTAGCTCATCGAATTGGTAAAAAATCAGGATTGCCGGATTTTGAGGTAAAAAAGTACTCAAAATCAATTCTATTGGGGCTTAGGGTTGTTCATGGAAGGGGTTTTGTTCATGGTGATATCAAACCGCACAATATTCTACTCGTGGGTACTGAAAAAAGGGCCAAAATTGCGGATTTTGGATTCGCAAGCAAGGTAGGTAATGAGGATAAGAAAAGAAAGCTTAGGGGAACGCCAATGTATATGGCACCAGAATCAGTGCTTGATGATGAATATGGAACTCCGGCTGATATTTGGGCTTTCGGATGCACTGTTTTTGAGATGATTACTGGGAAGAAAGTGTGGGATTGCACTGATCCTCTTCATCTTTTGTGCAAAATTGGAATGCAATCACCGGAGTTGCACGACGACAAGATGTCCAAACAGGCAGAAGATTTTCTGAATAAGTGCGTTGATAGGGATCCGCATTCTCGATGGACAGCTGATCTGTTGTTGAATCATCCTTTCCTTTCATCTGATAATAATAATGTTCATCAGAGGAAGAGGAAGGAACTCAACCTTGTTGATCTATGCAATAGTACAGAGCTGAAACCAATGAAACTGTTGAACAACAAGAGGAGAAGAAAGCTAGTGGAAAGATGTTGA